The nucleotide sequence GCTTTGCCAACTTATTCGGCTATATATTGATCACGGAACAGATTCCGCAAAGCATTTCTAGTGAAATATTGGGCTTTACCGATAATAAATATGTGGTACTGCTGTTGATCAATATTCTCTTGATCGTGGTGGGTACTTTTATGGAGACCATTGCCGCTCTTTTGATCTTGTTTCCCATCTTATTAAAAGTGGCCTTGGCCGTAGATGTAGACCCCATTCACTTTGCGGTCATTGCCGTACTGAACCTGATTATCGGTTTGACCACCCCGCCCGTAGGGGTATGCCTGTTTGTGGCGTCGAGCATCGGTAAGATATCTATCGGGGAAGTGAGCAAGGCCGGACTGCCCTTTTTGGTGGTCAGTTTTGTGGTGTTGACCTTGGTGACCTTGTTTCCTTGGTTTTCCTTGGTGCTACCCAATTTATTCATGGATTAAACCGATTTCTTATGAAGATGATTAAAAACCTTATTCTTTGCGTCTTCTCTATGGTCATGACCATGGCTTTTGGCCAAGAGGCGTATGTGCTGAAAAAGAACATTCCTTATTACCCCGAAGCTATCCGTTCTCAAGATGCCTATGTGAAAGAACGGTGCAAGTTAGATGTATACTATCCGAAAGATTTGGTCAATGCTCCGGTAGTGGTTTGGTTTCATGGAGGGGGACTCAAAAATGGAGAAAAGAATATCCCTGAGGGGTTGGAGGAAAAAGGTATTGTTGTGGTAGCGGTCAATTATCGTATGCACCCGAAAGTGAAACATCCGGTTTATATTGAAGACGCCGCGGCGGCAGTGGCTTGGGTATTCAAGAATATTTCTGTCTATCACGGGAGTGCTGATAAAATAGTGGTATCAGGCCATTCGGCCGGCGGATATCTCGCCAGTATGGTGGGACTGGATAAGTCGTATCTCGGAAAACACGGGATAGACGCCGATAAAATTGCGGGCTTGGCACCTTTGAGCGGACATACCATAACCCATATGACCATTCGTGAAGAAATGGGAATAAAGGAAACACAGCCCATCGTGGATAAATTTTCTCCCCTGTTCCACGTACGGAAAGATGCTCCCCCAATGTTATTGATTACGGGCAACCGTGAGTTAGAGCTCTTGGGGCGATATGAAGAAGTAGCCTACTTCTATAGAATGATGAAGGTTGTTGGGCACACCGATGCCGTGTTGATGGAGCTTGACGGCTATGGTCACCTTATGGTTTATCCGGCACTGCCTTTGCTTGTAAATTTTGTAAAGGAAAAATCAGAAGGGTAAGCCAACAATTTTATCTAAAAACAATATAAAATTAGTTGCCCAGTTTTTTCGGCACACGCAAAAAAACTTTATTTTTGCACTCTTATTAAATTGGCCTCGTAGTTCAATGGATAGAATAGAAGTTTCCTAAACTTTAGATGCAAGTTCGATTCTTGCCGAGGTCACTATCTTAAATTGTTGTTTTATAAGGGGTCTTAAGCCCTAAAAAAGAGAAAAGTCCTTTTTTAGATAAGGGCTTTTATATTTTATAGACATCGAATTTCTTGATCAATTCGTTTATCCTCTTTTTGTTTTCTTCTAGCTTCGCTTCCAGTTCTTTTATCTGTTCTTTGGTAATGGTATTCATGCCATCATAATTAATATTGTCCGATTATAACGGAATATGATGGCTTACATTGTATGTATCTGATCAAATACATATTTTTTTATGGGCGGGGTGGTCCGGTCAATATGTATGTAAACGACCGAATCCTTCTTAAGACTGGTTTTTATCAGTGCTTGGGCGATTCAGTCCTACCTTTTTGCCCAAATCTCGTACATGGGTTCTCCCTTACTATTGTTTCCGGTATGGTGCCAATCGCTTCCTTTTAGTTCGTAGTCGAAATTTAAGGTCGCTCCCACACGGGAATCGTCTTTTGAGAAAAAGTCTATGTTTTCGGTGTAATGGCCGTCTTTTGAACTAAAGGAACCTCCGCCCGTACCGAAAAATTTCATGCTGTCGGTATGGTAGGCAATCCATTGAAAGCGTCCGTTCATAAGTAGTTTGAGTGTTTTTCTAGGGTTTTCTTCGCCCCTGCGCTCTTGACCGGTATCGGGGCCGCGTGTGGCAAAAAGCCATTTCCCGTCCAAGGCTTGTGTAAGGTGGGCAATCGGTTTAAAAGTAGCGCTGGATTTCAGTTCAAGAACAAGGGCATCCTCTTTTTGTTCGAAGGGAATCTGTAGTGTCTTCAGTTGGTCGTTTTCGTAATTGGAATTGAATTCCAAATCGACAATAAGGTGATTACCTTCTACTTTTACAAAACCTCCACGGGTCATTATAAAGCGGGCCGGACTTTTTTCGTAGACCGTATGTACAAGGTAACCATCGTTGATATGAAGCTCATGGGTGGTATTTTTTTGGTCGATGTGCTCTTCAAAAAGGTAACTTTTTGATGCCATTTGGGCACTGACAAGATGGGTCGTGGCCAAAATGAGGAATAAAACCATGCATTTTGTCCTAATTTTGATTGTAGTTTTCATTTGTTGAGGATTTTTAATGGTTTAAAAATAAGGTAATTACATTATATTTTTAGCTTTTGGACCTCCTTTTAAAATTTTTTTTCACGCTTTGTCGTAATTTTTTTGAAAATTCTTGATTTTAATTTTTTTTTGTTTTCATTTGTCCTGTCTTTAGCGATTTAAAACTAGAGGCGTATAGAGCTTTTAGCTGAACATTATGCAATGTGTTTCTATGTTCGGGCTATGGGAGATTAGGAAGTCAAATCTCATAGCAACCCATCAGATGGGCGGCCGAATTTTAAAGCTAACTTCCGATTTTTCTACTACTATTGTGCAAAGCCAGCACAACTACTTTTTTATTCCTACTACTCAGGAACAAATTCTTATATGATACCATCGGTAACAATTATTTAATCTTTACAGCACACCTTAGTAAAAAAATATACCGATTTTCATTCACAAGAATTCACAATGAATACAAAATACATCGATCTGATCGATCAAACTTACTTTTTCCCTCAAGAGGAGTTCACCCTTGAGGACGAGCACTTGAAATTTCATGACATACCGCTTAGAGATGTGGTGGAAAAATTTGGGAGCCCTTTAAAATTCACCTATCTGCCTAAAATTTCAGAGAATATCGGCAGGGCGAGAAACTGGTTTGCGAACGCTATTGAAAAGAATGCCTACAAGGGCAAATACCACTATTGTTATTGTACCAAAAGTTCGCACTTTCAGCATATCTTACACGAAGCGCTCAAGAACGATATCCATATCGAGACCTCTTCGGCCTTTGACATCAATATCGTAGAGCAGTTGAAAAAAGATGGAAAGCTAAAAGATAGTGCCTATGTAATCTGTAACGGTTTCAAACGCGAGCAGTATGTAGATAATATCGCGAGGCTGATCAATAACGGCCATAGGAACTGTATCCCTATCATTGATAATTACGAAGAGATCGGACTTTTGTCCGACGTTATAGACGATACCTTTAAAATCGGGATTCGAATAGCTTCTGAGGAAGAACCCAAATTCGAGTTCTATACCTCTCGCTTGGGAATTGGCTACAAGAACATTGTACCGTTTTTTGAAAACGAAATCAAGGACAACGACAAGGTAGAGCTGAAAA is from Zobellia galactanivorans and encodes:
- a CDS encoding alpha/beta hydrolase: MKMIKNLILCVFSMVMTMAFGQEAYVLKKNIPYYPEAIRSQDAYVKERCKLDVYYPKDLVNAPVVVWFHGGGLKNGEKNIPEGLEEKGIVVVAVNYRMHPKVKHPVYIEDAAAAVAWVFKNISVYHGSADKIVVSGHSAGGYLASMVGLDKSYLGKHGIDADKIAGLAPLSGHTITHMTIREEMGIKETQPIVDKFSPLFHVRKDAPPMLLITGNRELELLGRYEEVAYFYRMMKVVGHTDAVLMELDGYGHLMVYPALPLLVNFVKEKSEG